From a region of the Hemibagrus wyckioides isolate EC202008001 linkage group LG14, SWU_Hwy_1.0, whole genome shotgun sequence genome:
- the ptdss2 gene encoding phosphatidylserine synthase 2 isoform X2, giving the protein MALSHDHIQTVQDGRLFMKYIDPKLGVPLPERDYGGNCLIYDPGNTTDPFHNIWDKMDGFVPAHFLGWYIKTLMIRDWWMCMIISVMFEFLEYSLEHQLPNFSECWWDHWIMDVLVCNGLGIYCGMKALSWLSMKPYQWQGLWNIPTYKGKIKRIAFQFTPYSWVKFEWRPASNLRRWLAVLGIIFMFLLAELNTFYLKFVLWMPPEHYLVLLRLVFFVNVGGVAMREIYDFMDDPKFHKKLGQQAWIVAAITVTEFLIVVKYDPHTIMLPIPFFITQCWILGIVLILTWTLWRFFIRDITLRYKETRRRKQEGSAERERPPGNGSKTPVTSGRSKLNGNTDPLRHRKS; this is encoded by the exons ATGGCCCTTTCTCACGACCACATCCAG ACGGTGCAGGACGGAAGGCTGTTTATGAAGTACATCGACCCGAAGTTGGGCGTTCCTCTGCCAGAGAGAGACTATGGAGGAAATTGTCTTATCTATGATCCAGGAAACACCACTGACCCTTTCCACAACATCTGG GACAAAATGGATGGCTTTGTTCCTGCCCATTTTCTTGGTTGGTACATTAAG acgCTGATGATCCGAGACTGGTGGATGTGTATGATAATCAGCGTGATGTTTGAGTTTTTGGAGTACAGTCTGGAGCACCAGTTACCAAACTTCTCAGAGTGCTGGTGGGATCAT TGGATCATGGACGTGCTTGTGTGTAACGGTTTAGGCATATACTGCGGCATGAAGGCACTCAGTTGGCTTTCGATGAAGCCGTACCAGTGGCAAGGCCTGTGGAACATACCCACATACAA GGGGAAGATAAAGCGCATCGCCTTCCAGTTCACTCCATACAGCTGGGTGAAGTTCGAGTGGAGACCAGCGTCTAACCTGCGGCGGTGGCTGGCGGTGCTCGGCATCATCTTCATG TTCCTGCTGGCGGAGCTGAACACGTTCTATTTGAAGTTTGTCTTATGGATGCCACCTGAGCATTACCTGGTGCTGCTGAGGCTCGTGTTCTTCGTTAACGTGGGCGGCGTTGCCATGAGAGAAATTTACGACTTCATGGACGACCC AAAATTCCACAAGAAGCTGGGCCAGCAGGCATGGATTGTGGCGGCCATCACGGTAACAGAGTTTCTCATCGTCGTGAAGTACGACCCCCACACCATCATGCTACCGATCCCCTTCTTCATCACGCAGTGCTGGATCCTCGGCATCGTCCTCATCCTCACATGGACACTGTGGCGCTTCTTTATCCG CGACATCACACTCCGTTACAAAGAGACCCGGCGGCGTAAGCAGGAGGGCTCAGCCGAGCGTGAGAGGCCCCCCGGCAACGGCAGCAAGACCCCTGTAACGTCCGGCCGCAGCAAACTGAACGGAAACACTGATCCCCTACGACATCGCAAGTCTTGA
- the ptdss2 gene encoding phosphatidylserine synthase 2 isoform X1, with translation MAKPESKKSSTLAFVGKPVAEEQVTNGPAEPPVSGAAHEPGVKAKPGKRSTESEVFDDGTNTFFWRAHTLTVLFILTCALVYVTLLEETPQDTAYNTKRGIVASILVFLCFGVTQAKDGPFSRPHPAYWRFWLCVSVVYELFLIFILFQTVQDGRLFMKYIDPKLGVPLPERDYGGNCLIYDPGNTTDPFHNIWDKMDGFVPAHFLGWYIKTLMIRDWWMCMIISVMFEFLEYSLEHQLPNFSECWWDHWIMDVLVCNGLGIYCGMKALSWLSMKPYQWQGLWNIPTYKGKIKRIAFQFTPYSWVKFEWRPASNLRRWLAVLGIIFMFLLAELNTFYLKFVLWMPPEHYLVLLRLVFFVNVGGVAMREIYDFMDDPKFHKKLGQQAWIVAAITVTEFLIVVKYDPHTIMLPIPFFITQCWILGIVLILTWTLWRFFIRDITLRYKETRRRKQEGSAERERPPGNGSKTPVTSGRSKLNGNTDPLRHRKS, from the exons ATGGCCAAACCCGAGTCGAAGAAGAGCAGCACTTTGGCCTTTGTAGGCAAACCTGTGGCGGAGGAGCAGGTCACGAACGGTCCGGCCGAGCCGCCGGTAAGCGGAGCCGCGCACGAGCCGGGGGTCAAAGCCAAACCTGGCAAACGGAGCACCGAGAGCGAAGTGTTTGACGACGGAACCAACACTTTCTTCTG gagaGCACACACCCTGACCGTGTTATTTATCCTGACCTGTGCTTTGGTTTATGTGACTCTGCTGGAGGAGACTCCACAAGATACAGCATACAACACCAAGAG agGGATTGTGGCTAGCATCCTGGTCTTCCTGTGTTTCGGAGTAACGCAGGCGAAAGATGGCCCTTTCTCACGACCACATCCAG CATACTGGCGCTTCTGGCTCTGTGTCAGCGTTGTCTATGAGCTGTTCCTCATCTTCATTCTTTTCCAA ACGGTGCAGGACGGAAGGCTGTTTATGAAGTACATCGACCCGAAGTTGGGCGTTCCTCTGCCAGAGAGAGACTATGGAGGAAATTGTCTTATCTATGATCCAGGAAACACCACTGACCCTTTCCACAACATCTGG GACAAAATGGATGGCTTTGTTCCTGCCCATTTTCTTGGTTGGTACATTAAG acgCTGATGATCCGAGACTGGTGGATGTGTATGATAATCAGCGTGATGTTTGAGTTTTTGGAGTACAGTCTGGAGCACCAGTTACCAAACTTCTCAGAGTGCTGGTGGGATCAT TGGATCATGGACGTGCTTGTGTGTAACGGTTTAGGCATATACTGCGGCATGAAGGCACTCAGTTGGCTTTCGATGAAGCCGTACCAGTGGCAAGGCCTGTGGAACATACCCACATACAA GGGGAAGATAAAGCGCATCGCCTTCCAGTTCACTCCATACAGCTGGGTGAAGTTCGAGTGGAGACCAGCGTCTAACCTGCGGCGGTGGCTGGCGGTGCTCGGCATCATCTTCATG TTCCTGCTGGCGGAGCTGAACACGTTCTATTTGAAGTTTGTCTTATGGATGCCACCTGAGCATTACCTGGTGCTGCTGAGGCTCGTGTTCTTCGTTAACGTGGGCGGCGTTGCCATGAGAGAAATTTACGACTTCATGGACGACCC AAAATTCCACAAGAAGCTGGGCCAGCAGGCATGGATTGTGGCGGCCATCACGGTAACAGAGTTTCTCATCGTCGTGAAGTACGACCCCCACACCATCATGCTACCGATCCCCTTCTTCATCACGCAGTGCTGGATCCTCGGCATCGTCCTCATCCTCACATGGACACTGTGGCGCTTCTTTATCCG CGACATCACACTCCGTTACAAAGAGACCCGGCGGCGTAAGCAGGAGGGCTCAGCCGAGCGTGAGAGGCCCCCCGGCAACGGCAGCAAGACCCCTGTAACGTCCGGCCGCAGCAAACTGAACGGAAACACTGATCCCCTACGACATCGCAAGTCTTGA